One window of the Trypanosoma brucei gambiense DAL972 chromosome 5, complete sequence genome contains the following:
- a CDS encoding lysosomal membrane glycoprotein, putative, with translation MMCTATVMRTPSAVLCLLLAATLTLSTPVAVRGEVLKDATPTVVTVWYNATSGGFYATDGLASGKYAAIVNVSNTFNKTGWDVVTAVANDGFMHLPGEAEPSAERVLLAYKAVGFGEGYATYESMKASINNTFEGPEGLSALLSDAPQAQHWIEEHVRYMDAAKFESSAFYTQLRNMLALIDGMVAGYNARAPADERLDRMKLLMYNMQAEIGDIVRATSPAEVLDDMRQMMPRWFVDTHCSAFVKVVKDDIYFGHATWSSFNTMLRQYKTYAFGGRFVTMSSYPGLAHSVDDWYMTHKRLAVMETTNVIHNATLLRNHVGSSSVATFLRAMIANFIAVDAPSWVSNFSRESSGAYNNQWMVLNMGAVESEAMFKNMAPNTFWVLEQLPGTAPPLGITSKDMTSVLNTTGYWASYNRPYFPNVYNLSGTLKMQEEYGDFYSYKNYSRARIFERDQGSVVDIESMKRLMRYNNYTKDPFSLIPNCTGAVGMDDDGNVTNVCKPPYSAMLSIAARGDLNPPGNATEYGPLVRSVGHVNSGAIDAKIATWTGMVKNPESYTAHVVCGPTTDNQPPFQWVDGMFDPMPPTYGLLKLYNFSFVVMETPIRPSGGSNSWRSTGIIAVVAALVVGVIAVVLMRPRRRTEEDELLPEEAEGLIDPQN, from the coding sequence ATGATGTGTACCGCAACCGTTATGAGGACTCCCTCTGCGGTTTTGTGCCTGCTGCTTGCAGCAACCCTGACTCTCAGCACTCCCGTTGCCGTTCGCGGGGAAGTGCTTAAGGATGCGACCCCTACAGTTGTGACAGTCTGGTATAACGCCACGAGCGGCGGTTTCTATGCTACGGATGGTCTTGCATCTGGTAAGTATGCTGCAATCGTGAATGTGAGTAACACTTTCAACAAGACCGGTTGGGACGTTGTGACTGCTGTGGCAAACGATGGTTTCATGCATTTGCCTGGAGAAGCGGAACCGTCAGCAGAGCGCGTGCTACTGGCATACAAGGCTGTAGGTTTTGGTGAAGGCTACGCCACGTATGAGAGCATGAAGGCTTCCATAAACAATACGTTTGAGGGTCCTGAGGGTCTCTCTGCGCTATTGTCTGATGCGCCGCAGGCACAACACTGGATTGAAGAGCACGTTCGGTATATGGATGCTGCGAAGTTCGAGAGCAGTGCATTCTACACCCAGCTGCGAAACATGTTAGCTCTCATTGATGGTATGGTTGCTGGTTACAACGCTCGTGCCCCTGCTGACGAACGGTTGGATCGGATGAAGCTGTTAATGTACAACATGCAAGCAGAGATTGGTGACATTGTGAGGGCTACATCCCCTGCGGAGGTATTGGATGATATGCGTCAGATGATGCCGCGGTGGTTTGTTGACACCCACTGTTCTGCCTTTGTAAAGGTCGTAAAGGATGACATCTACTTTGGTCACGCCACGTGGAGCAGCTTCAATACTATGTTGAGGCAGTACAAAACGTATGCCTTCGGCGGGCGCTTCGTTACCATGTCATCTTACCCAGGTTTGGCGCACAGTGTGGATGATTGGTACATGACACACAAGCGCCTCGCAGTCATGGAGACCACCAACGTCATACACAATGCAACGCTGCTGCGCAACCATGTCGGTTCCTCTAGCGTGGCTACGTTTCTGCGTGCGATGATCGCGAACTTCATTGCGGTGGACGCCCCCTCATGGGTGTCGAACTTCAGCAGGGAAAGCAGTGGGGCGTACAACAATCAATGGATGGTGCTCAACATGGGTGCAGTGGAGTCCGAGGCGATGTTTAAAAACATGGCACCCAACACCTTTTGGGTGTTAGAGCAGCTCCCTGGTACTGCTCCTCCGTTGGGTATAACATCTAAGGATATGACCAGCGTGCTGAACACCACTGGGTACTGGGCGAGTTATAACAGACCGTACTTCCCCAATGTGTACAATCTTTCAGGTACGCTGAAGATGCAGGAGGAATACGGTGACTTCTATTCTTACAAGAATTACTCACGCGCCCGGATATTTGAACGTGATCAGGGTTCTGTGGTCGATATTGAAAGCATGAAGAGGCTGATGCGTTACAACAACTACACGAAAGACCCATTTTCTCTTATTCCCAACTGCACTGGTGCTGTTGGTATGGATGACGATGGTAATGTGACTAATGTCTGCAAGCCTCCATACAGTGCGATGCTTTCAATCGCAGCACGTGGTGATTTGAACCCTCCTGGTAATGCGACCGAGTACGGCCCACTTGTCCGAAGTGTAGGACACGTAAATAGTGGAGCTATCGATGCAAAGATAGCGACGTGGACGGGGATGGTGAAGAATCCTGAAAGTTATACTGCTCATGTTGTCTGTGGCCCGACGACCGATAATCAACCACCGTTTCAGTGGGTGGACGGCATGTTCGATCCCATGCCCCCAACATATGGGTTGCTGAAATTGTATAACTTTAGCTTCGTAGTCATGGAGACGCCGATCCGACCTTCCGGTGGTAGTAATAGTTGGAGGAGCACTGGCATCATTGCTGTTGTGGCGGCGCTGGTTGTGGGTGTGATTGCCGTCGTCCTCATGCGTCCGAGGCGGCGTACcgaagaggatgaacttCTTCCCGAAGAGGCTGAAGGTCTTATAGATCCTCAGAACTAG